The following proteins are encoded in a genomic region of Glycine soja cultivar W05 chromosome 17, ASM419377v2, whole genome shotgun sequence:
- the LOC114392501 gene encoding probable trehalose-phosphate phosphatase D, with translation MKKKATTEDVELLTKSWAALAEKVRLVLNEYPQLRLTQGRKVLEICLTIKWDNGKALEFLLESLGYENSNDVFPIYIGDDRTDEDAFRVTNVATPS, from the exons ATGAAAAAGAAGGCTACAACAGAGGACGTGGAATTACTGACAAAG AGTTGGGCAGCATTGGCGGAGAAAGTTAGATTGGTGCTCAATGAGTATCCACAACTCAGGCTAACCCAAGGGAGAAAAGTGCTAGAGATCTGTCTAACCATTAAATGGGACAATGGCAAGGCTCTTGAATTTTTGTTAGAATCATTGG GGTACGAGAATTCGAATGATGTATTTCCAATCTATATTGGTGATGATCGAACTGATGAGGATGCTTTTAGGGTAACAAATGTTGCCACGcctagttag
- the LOC114392469 gene encoding probable carboxylesterase 17 produces the protein MSLIAEAPNFLKLYSDGSVKRFDPEIVPASLESTKGYKSKDVIIDSSKPITGRIFLPDYPTSSKKLPLLVYFHGGGFCIGSTTWLGYHNFLGDFSVTSQSIILSVDYRLAPEHRLPIAYEDCYTSLEWLGDQVSCEPLLQQIDLTRVFLSGDSAGGNIAHHVAVKAIQNNECPLKIKGLMLIHPYFGSEKRTKNEMADESIKDVAMNDMFWRLSIPEGLNRDYFGCNFEKTDLSTSVWSKFPAIGVYVAGKDFLKERGVRYAEFLKKKGVKEVELVEAKEETHVFHVYYPESCATRLLQNQMSLFMEKY, from the coding sequence ATGTCCTTAATAGCAGAAGCACCCAACTTTCTTAAACTTTATTCTGATGGTTCTGTGAAACGCTTTGACCCTGAAATTGTTCCAGCCTCTTTAGAATCAACCAAGGGATACAAGTCCAAGGATGTGATCATAGACTCATCAAAACCTATCACAGGAAGAATCTTCCTTCCTGATTATCCTACTTCCTCTAAGAAACTTCCTCTCTTAGTCTATTTCCATGGTGGAGGCTTTTGCATTGGCTCCACCACATGGCTTGGCTACCATAACTTTCTTGGTGACTTCTCTGTCACATCTCAATCGATTATCCTTTCGGTTGATTATCGTTTGGCTCCGGAGCATCGCCTCCCTATTGCTTATGAAGACTGTTACACCTCACTTGAGTGGCTTGGTGATCAAGTTTCTTGTGAACCCTTGTTGCAACAAATTGACCTAACTAGAGTGTTTCTCTCTGGAGACAGTGCTGGAGGTAACATTGCACATCATGTTGCTGTGAAGGCAATTCAAAACAATGAATGCCCTTTGAAGATTAAAGGGTTAATGCTCATACACCCTTATTTTGGTAGTGAGAAGAGGACTAAGAATGAGATGGCTGATGAAAGTATAAAGGATGTGGCCATGAATGATATGTTTTGGAGACTAAGTATTCCAGAAGGCTTAAATCGTGACTATTTTGGTTGTAATTTTGAGAAAACGGACCTATCTACAAGTGTATGGTCTAAATTCCCAGCAATTGGGGTTTATGTTGCTGGTAAGGATTTTTTGAAGGAAAGGGGAGTCAGGTATGCAGAATTTTTAAAGAAGAAAGGTGTAAAAGAGGTGGAGCTTGTGGAGGCAAAGGAAGAGACTCACGTATTTCATGTATATTATCCTGAATCCTGTGCAACTCGCTTGCTCCAAAACCAAATGAGTCTATTCATGGAGAAATATTAG